From Cyanobacteria bacterium GSL.Bin1:
CGCGAGATTAATTCGAGCTTGTGGCGCTTGTTTATCGAGTTTAACGCTTTTTTGAGCCGCTTTCAGGGCGGAGTTGGGTTTATCCGCGAGTAAATACAGCCAAGCCAGACTACACCAGACGGCAGAATTTTTGGGGGCGCGATCGCGCAAATCACGAAAATAATCAATTAAATCCTCAATCGGTTCTCCTGCTTGATACTTTTCTAAGCCTTGATCGTACAACTCATTAATCGACTCGCTCATCCTTTACTCTGCTCCTGAAGACAAAAGAGCAGACAATGAGTCTTGTCTGCCCAGATGATACTTTAGCAAAAAATGGATTTATACACCAAAAGACTTGCCACAACCGCAAGTTTGTGAAGCATTGGGGTTCGTAAATTGGAAACCGCCGCCAATTAAAGCATTACTATAATCGAGTTGTAATCCGTAAATGTAGAGTAAACTCTTGGGGTCACAGATAATTTTAAAACCATCATAATCGAAGACCTCATCATCCTCTCGGACATTAGTCGGATCTTCAAAGTCCATCAGATACGACATTCCCGAACAACCGCCATTACGAACACCAACGCGCAAACAGAGGTCTTTGCCTTGTTCTTCTCGTAATTTGGTTAAATGAGTAAGAGCCGTTTCTGAAAGTTGAATTCCTTGTTGTTGGGACTGAGTTGCTTGTGTCATATTCCCTAGATTCAGCAGCGTTTTTCTATCCTCTACTTTAGCAAACTGAGCTATGGGCGACAGCCCCGCGTTCTGTTGCGTAGCAACGAACGTCGGGAAGGATAGCCCGTGACTCGTAGCAAAGCGGAGAGGCACAATCTATGTTATACTCATAAATGTCCGAATAT
This genomic window contains:
- a CDS encoding iron-sulfur cluster assembly accessory protein, with protein sequence MTQATQSQQQGIQLSETALTHLTKLREEQGKDLCLRVGVRNGGCSGMSYLMDFEDPTNVREDDEVFDYDGFKIICDPKSLLYIYGLQLDYSNALIGGGFQFTNPNASQTCGCGKSFGV